The Stomoxys calcitrans chromosome 3, idStoCalc2.1, whole genome shotgun sequence genome includes a region encoding these proteins:
- the LOC106094117 gene encoding uncharacterized protein LOC106094117 gives MEYEHLLAGLCCEIFHNSKMACAHFIFLFANIVALHLIIMQAKSSFKFTNLKCLDHDVNFSRFEVCRLKVIGRGVVTLNIKVALYKTPVTNSTLNIALYKKANGFKPFLYNYTVDLCAFFANRKRYPVVKVLMELFVNNSNINHTCPYNDALMIKDLVFDEDRFQLLPIPEGEYMIKGKVFAYNELKATTEAMFYRQDSLMP, from the exons TTgcgaaatatttcacaatagTAAAATGGCTTGCGCCCACTTTATATTTCTATTTGCAAACATTGTGGCTCTGCATTTAATAATAATGCAAGCCAAATCTTCTTTCAAATTCACCAACTTGAAGTGCTTAGATCATGATGTTAATTTCTCACGTTTTGAAGTATGCAGACTTAAGGTGATAGGGCGTGGTGTGGTTACGCTAAATATTAAAGTGGCATTATATAAAACTCCTGTTACAAACTCGACG CTCAACATTGCATTGTATAAGAAGGCCAATGGCTTCAAGCCCTTTCTGTACAACTATACTGTAGACCTGTGTGCCTTCTTTGCTAACCGCAAAAGATATCCAGTGGTAAAAGTGCTAATGGAATTATTCGTtaataattcaaatataaatCATACTTGTCCTTACAAT gatGCCCTTATGATTAAGGATCTGGTGTTTGATGAGGACAGGTTTCAATTGTTACCTATTCCCGAGGGTGAGTATATGATAAAAGGGAAAGTGTTTGCCTATAATGAGCTGAAGGCTACAACCGAAGCAATGTTTTATCGTCAAGATTCATTAATGCCTTAA
- the LOC131996009 gene encoding uncharacterized protein LOC131996009: protein MACIRQIFLFANIVAFHLVTMQAKSSFKFTNINCSDQDIKFSHFEICRLKVIGRGVVSLNIKAELYKTPVTNSTIIMALYKKSNGFQPYLYNYTIDVCAFFENRKRYPVVKMIFAYNDAIVVKDLVLNEDMFRFLPLPAAEYVFKMKVFAYNDLKSTVEVRFHRQDSLMP, encoded by the exons ATGGCTTGCATTAGGCAGATATTTCTATTTGCCAACATTGTGGCTTTTCATTTAGTAACTATGCAGGCCAAATCCTCATTCAAATTCACCAACATTAACTGCTCAGACCAGGATATTAAGTTTTCCCATTTTGAAATATGCCGACTTAAGGTGATAGGGCGTGGTGTGGTCTCTCTTAACATTAAAGCGGAATTATACAAAACTCCTGTAACAAACTCGACG ATAATAATGGCTCTGTATAAAAAATCCAATGGGTTTCAGCCCTATCTCTACAACTATACCATAGACGTTTGTGCCTTCTTTGAAAACCGCAAAAGATATCCGGTGGTAAAAATGATCTTTGCTTACAAT gatGCCATTGTGGTCAAGGATCTGGTGCTTAACGAGGATATGTTTCGTTTTTTACCATTACCCGCTGCTGAATATGTGTTTAAGATGAAAGTGTTTGCCTATAATGATCTCAAGTCTACAGTGGAAGTAAGGTTTCATCGTCAAGATTCATTAATGCCTTAA